CTTGTCATTATCAACAACTGTTAGGATTTTTGCTGGACCTTCTTTGACTTCGTTAGATAAAGCAATTGGCATCGCCTTATCCATTATACCATTTGTAATATCTTGATTTAGTTCACCAAAGATACCAAAAGGACTATTACGTGTAATATTACCGATAATTTTGCGATCTCCTGAAAACCTAGCTAGTTTTTCACCTGGGTTTCCGTTACTACCCTTTTCAATTGAAGTAACAGTTGATCGAACGATTTGACCATTTTCAACAACAATTGGCTTTTTCGTATCCATATCAGAAATCACGTGACCCAATGCTCCATATTTCTTAGATTTTGGATCGTAAAATGTCATGGTTCCAATACCTGCTGCTGAGTCGCGAATATACAATCCTATTCGATATGAACGATCATTTTCGTCTTTTAGTGGATACAGTTTTGTTTTAACTTCTTGATCTTCTCTCGATAACACTAAATCAAGTGGCTTACCAGTATTACCGGCATCTTGAATAAATGGAGTAACATCGCTCATTTGCTCAATTTTCTTCCCATTTATCTTTGTAATAATGTCGCCTACTTCCACTCCAGCAATTTCACCTGGAGACTTCTTACCTTCTGCAGTATTAATTTGATGGTGTCCAACCACCAATACGCCAAGAGTATTCAGTTTTACACCAATTGACTGACCTCCAGGAATGACCTTGAAATCAGGTAACACTTTTACACCTGTTTTTTTCACCGGAAAGCCAGCAAGATCAAAAACAACTTCACCTTCTCCTGCTTTTTTCCCATGAACATCAAGTGTTTTACCATCCGTATTTTTCTGAACAGTAAACGCTGTCTCTGCATCTTGAGAAGCATTTACAGGTATCGAACGATTCACGCTCACATTTTGTGACTCAAATACCGTCATATTTTTAGGTATTTTAACGTATTCTTGAACTTCTTTCATAAAACCTAAACTCATTAATAAAACAAGGAGAAGTACACCAATTATTTTTCTGATTTTATCTGTCTGCAAAAACCTTCACTCTCCTCGCTCCTAACCCACACCATATCTTCTAATATGGCTACAGTTTTAATGTAGCCTTTTAAGGCCTTATTTATAACTGTAATAGATAGAAATTTAAAGGATTTGTTGTAAGAATTAACATCATTTTGAAAGCGAAAAAAGGCTTATCTTACCATAAATAAAAATCAAAAAAGCTGCCAACTTATATAGTGGCAGCTTTCACTTAACGTTTTGCCGAAGAAGCAAGTAACAGAAGTTCTTTTGCATGTTCCTTTGAAAGCTCTGTTACTTCCACCCCGGCAATCATTCGACCGATTTCTTTCACTTTCTCGTCTTCTACCAATGGCTTAACACTTGTTTTGGTTCGACCCGATTTTGTTTCTTTTGCAATATATAAGTGTGTATCAGCCATCGCAGCGACCTGTGGAAGATGTGTAATACATAGAACTTGAGAACCGTTAGAAACTCGGTAAATTTTTTCAGCAATAGCTTGAGCAACACGCCCACTAACACCTGTATCAACTTCATCAAATATAATTGAAGTAATTCCTTGGTGCTGTGAAAAAATACTCTTCATCGCAAGCATAATCCGTGAAAGTTCCCCACCTGATGCTGTTTTATTTAATGGTTTTAATGGCTCACCAGGGTTAGTCGAAATATAAAATTCAATTTCTTCTGCACCTGTAGAAGTATATCTTATCTCGTTAACATTGCTTCTTTTTTCTTTCATATTAACATCAAAGCTTGTTTTCTCCATATATAGCTCTTTAAGCTCTTGATGAATTTCATTAACTAACAACTTAGCATGCTTCTGCCTAATCATTGAAAGGTTTTTCGCCTCAATGGATAAATCTTCTGTAACTGATAGAAGCTCTTTTTGTAATTTAGTTAAATGGCTATCTTTATTTTGAATCGTATCAATTTCCTCTTCAATCTTAGCTGAATATGTCAAAATCTCTTCAACGGATTGACCATATTTTCTCTTTAAAGTGTTAATTTCATTCAATCTACCCTCAACGTAATTCAGTCGTCCAGGATCAAATTCAAGAGACTCCAATTCATTTCTTAGCTGATACGAGATGTCTTCCAACATATAAAAAGCGTTTGAAACGGTCTCTGAAAGTTCCTTTAATGTAGAATTAATTTGGCCCACATTCTCAAGCTGACTCATGGCAAGCCCTATCCAATCTAACCCCTTTTGTTCTCCATGAAGAGAATTATAGCCATTTTTTAGAGCGTCATATATCTTTTCATAGTTGGATATTTGATTTTTCTCTTCTTGTAATAGCTCGTCCTCTTTTGGCTGTAAATCCGCCTTTTCAATTTCGTCTAATTGAAATTGTAGTAAGTCAAGCCGATGCGCCATTTCCTGTTCATTTTCAGAAAGCTGGGTGATTTTCTTTTTAAGTCCATCATAATGTCGATAAACATCTAAATAAGCTTCTAGTGCATCTTTTACTTCTTGCCCACCATATTGATCTAGTAACGAAAGGTGATTTTCTTCGTTCATAAGCTCTTGATTATCATGCTGCCCGTGGATATCAACCAAAAGCTGACCAACTTCTCTTAAAACAGCAATAG
This genomic stretch from Metabacillus sp. B2-18 harbors:
- the spoIVB gene encoding SpoIVB peptidase, with product MQTDKIRKIIGVLLLVLLMSLGFMKEVQEYVKIPKNMTVFESQNVSVNRSIPVNASQDAETAFTVQKNTDGKTLDVHGKKAGEGEVVFDLAGFPVKKTGVKVLPDFKVIPGGQSIGVKLNTLGVLVVGHHQINTAEGKKSPGEIAGVEVGDIITKINGKKIEQMSDVTPFIQDAGNTGKPLDLVLSREDQEVKTKLYPLKDENDRSYRIGLYIRDSAAGIGTMTFYDPKSKKYGALGHVISDMDTKKPIVVENGQIVRSTVTSIEKGSNGNPGEKLARFSGDRKIIGNITRNSPFGIFGELNQDITNGIMDKAMPIALSNEVKEGPAKILTVVDNDKVEEFDVEVVSSVPQKFPATKGMVIKITDEELLDKTGGIVQGMSGSPIIQNEKVIGAVTHVFVNDPTSGYGVHIEWMLNEAGIDIYGNQEKDKAS
- the recN gene encoding DNA repair protein RecN yields the protein MLAELSIKNFAIIESLTISFERGLTVLTGETGAGKSIIIDAIHLLAGARGSSEFVRYGEKRAELEALFLLDGTNHPVYQRCEEFGIDVSDGMIILRRDMSSTGKSICRINGKLVTIAVLREVGQLLVDIHGQHDNQELMNEENHLSLLDQYGGQEVKDALEAYLDVYRHYDGLKKKITQLSENEQEMAHRLDLLQFQLDEIEKADLQPKEDELLQEEKNQISNYEKIYDALKNGYNSLHGEQKGLDWIGLAMSQLENVGQINSTLKELSETVSNAFYMLEDISYQLRNELESLEFDPGRLNYVEGRLNEINTLKRKYGQSVEEILTYSAKIEEEIDTIQNKDSHLTKLQKELLSVTEDLSIEAKNLSMIRQKHAKLLVNEIHQELKELYMEKTSFDVNMKEKRSNVNEIRYTSTGAEEIEFYISTNPGEPLKPLNKTASGGELSRIMLAMKSIFSQHQGITSIIFDEVDTGVSGRVAQAIAEKIYRVSNGSQVLCITHLPQVAAMADTHLYIAKETKSGRTKTSVKPLVEDEKVKEIGRMIAGVEVTELSKEHAKELLLLASSAKR